Proteins encoded together in one Rhizobacter sp. J219 window:
- a CDS encoding GAF domain-containing protein has translation MKQFQALLDQLTLGLDTQLYTLDQSAGFVCRHVQQKFGCSQVSVWLLEQRTEGPYLRHQVGYDGLAERVLQGSAPVCHADILPYVEAITQQGVFASDDALADERLGALRENLLAPLDLRSVLYATIGANGSTTAILACAERGGTRRWTAAEIRTLKAYADAISLRRARRHRREAEARSLAQRLLQVQALQQLSVEPPEPG, from the coding sequence ATGAAACAGTTCCAAGCCCTGCTGGACCAGCTGACCCTGGGCCTCGACACCCAGCTCTACACCCTCGACCAATCGGCCGGTTTCGTCTGCCGCCATGTGCAGCAGAAGTTCGGCTGTTCGCAGGTCAGCGTGTGGCTGCTCGAGCAGCGCACCGAGGGGCCCTACCTGCGCCACCAGGTCGGCTACGACGGCCTGGCCGAGCGGGTGCTGCAGGGCTCGGCGCCGGTGTGCCACGCCGACATCCTGCCCTACGTGGAAGCGATCACGCAGCAGGGCGTGTTCGCCAGCGACGACGCCCTCGCCGACGAACGGCTGGGTGCCCTGCGGGAGAACTTACTCGCACCGCTGGACCTGCGCTCGGTGCTCTACGCGACCATCGGCGCCAACGGCAGCACCACCGCCATCCTGGCCTGTGCCGAGCGGGGTGGCACGCGCCGCTGGACGGCCGCGGAGATCCGCACGCTCAAGGCGTATGCCGATGCCATTTCGTTGCGGCGCGCCCGCCGTCATCGGCGCGAGGCGGAAGCCCGCTCGCTCGCGCAGCGGCTGTTGCAGGTGCAGGCGCTGCAGCAGCTGAGCGTCGAGCCGCCCGAGCCGGGCTGA
- a CDS encoding ethanolamine ammonia-lyase light chain EutC, translating into MVGDGLSSLAAQRHAAPLLAAVRQRVPPDWRLGTVVIAEQARVALGDPIGQQVGARLVAMLIGERPGLSSPDSLGVYLTHAPRVGRSDAERNCISNIRPEGLGYAAAAHTLVWLCREALRLQCTGIGLKDESATVPPIASFSTEDPTLGS; encoded by the coding sequence GTGGTGGGCGATGGGCTGTCGTCGTTGGCGGCCCAGCGCCACGCCGCCCCGCTGCTGGCCGCCGTGCGCCAGCGCGTCCCGCCGGACTGGCGCCTCGGCACGGTCGTCATCGCCGAGCAGGCGCGCGTGGCGCTCGGCGACCCCATCGGCCAGCAGGTGGGCGCCCGACTGGTGGCCATGCTGATCGGCGAGCGGCCCGGCCTGAGCTCGCCCGACAGCCTGGGCGTCTACCTGACGCACGCCCCCCGCGTCGGCCGCAGCGACGCCGAGCGCAACTGCATCTCCAACATCCGCCCAGAGGGCCTGGGCTACGCAGCCGCCGCCCACACGCTGGTGTGGCTGTGCCGCGAGGCCTTGCGCCTGCAGTGCACCGGCATCGGCCTCAAGGACGAAAGCGCCACCGTGCCGCCGATCGCCTCGTTCTCCACGGAAGACCCCACGCTTGGCTCCTGA
- a CDS encoding cyclase family protein yields MKTMHWLLATAAAGLALGAQAQPLQTCFKSKWGPDDQKGAVNNIGPSNVLDAAKLVKRGKAIRMGIETNSKTPAFAPRTFSITVLTPGQEYGGSLGETKTNYNDDIIMGWVGIGSQLDGLGHIGIDGLYYNCLKGSEIVTAGGLKKLGIEQVPAIATRGVILDMVGLTGKDPVPEGTAFNKKEIEAALKRQNLKPIGKGDVVIFYTGWTKLIGKDDKRYGSVEPGLGVDGANHLASLGVAAVGADTWGLEVLPFENPKHVFNVHQILLAQHGIHILENVTAEEAVKDGVYEGFFTLGPARVTGAVQAIINPIFVY; encoded by the coding sequence ATGAAGACGATGCATTGGCTGCTGGCCACCGCCGCGGCCGGCCTGGCCCTGGGTGCACAGGCCCAACCGCTCCAGACCTGCTTCAAGTCCAAATGGGGGCCCGACGACCAGAAGGGCGCCGTCAACAACATCGGCCCGTCCAACGTGCTCGACGCCGCCAAGCTCGTGAAGCGCGGCAAGGCCATCCGCATGGGCATCGAGACCAACAGCAAGACGCCCGCCTTCGCGCCGCGCACCTTCTCGATCACCGTGCTCACGCCGGGCCAGGAATACGGCGGCAGCCTGGGTGAGACCAAGACCAACTACAACGACGACATCATCATGGGCTGGGTGGGCATCGGCTCGCAGCTCGACGGCCTGGGCCACATCGGCATCGACGGCCTCTACTACAACTGCCTGAAGGGCAGCGAGATCGTGACGGCCGGCGGCCTGAAGAAACTCGGCATCGAGCAGGTGCCGGCGATCGCCACCCGCGGCGTGATCCTCGACATGGTCGGCCTCACCGGCAAGGACCCGGTGCCCGAAGGCACCGCCTTCAACAAGAAGGAGATCGAGGCGGCGCTCAAGCGGCAGAACCTCAAGCCCATCGGCAAAGGCGACGTGGTGATCTTCTACACCGGCTGGACCAAGCTCATTGGCAAGGACGACAAGCGCTACGGCTCGGTCGAGCCCGGCCTGGGCGTGGACGGCGCCAACCACCTCGCCTCGCTCGGCGTGGCCGCCGTCGGTGCCGACACCTGGGGCCTGGAGGTGCTGCCGTTCGAGAACCCGAAGCATGTGTTCAACGTGCACCAGATCCTGCTCGCCCAGCACGGCATCCACATCCTCGAGAACGTGACCGCCGAGGAAGCCGTGAAGGACGGCGTCTACGAAGGCTTCTTCACGCTCGGGCCGGCGCGCGTGACCGGCGCGGTGCAGGCCATCATCAACCCGATCTTCGTGTACTGA
- a CDS encoding CsbD family protein: MNKDQVKGAMKDAAGKVQRKAGEAIGSPKHEARGAAKQVEGKAQKSVGNAREALKGSRDRV, translated from the coding sequence ATGAACAAGGACCAAGTGAAGGGTGCGATGAAGGACGCTGCCGGCAAGGTGCAGCGCAAGGCCGGCGAAGCGATCGGCAGCCCGAAGCACGAAGCGCGCGGCGCGGCCAAGCAGGTCGAGGGCAAGGCGCAGAAGAGCGTGGGCAATGCGCGTGAAGCGCTGAAGGGCTCGCGCGACCGCGTGTGA